In Kiritimatiellia bacterium, a single genomic region encodes these proteins:
- the rplN gene encoding 50S ribosomal protein L14 produces the protein MITMKTMLDPADNTGAKALQCIHVLGQHRPYAHIGDVIKVTVKDAIPTGMVKKGEIYDAVIVRTKQAIRRPDGSLIRFDRNAAVIVDAERNPKGTRIFGPVARELRERNYMKIISLAPEVV, from the coding sequence ATGATTACGATGAAAACCATGCTGGATCCCGCCGACAACACGGGCGCGAAGGCGCTGCAGTGCATCCACGTGCTCGGTCAGCACCGCCCATATGCCCACATCGGCGATGTGATCAAGGTGACGGTGAAGGACGCGATTCCCACGGGGATGGTCAAGAAGGGCGAAATTTATGATGCCGTCATCGTCCGCACCAAGCAGGCCATCCGGCGGCCCGATGGCTCATTGATCCGTTTCGACCGCAACGCGGCCGTCATCGTGGACGCCGAGCGCAATCCGAAGGGAACTCGCATTTTCGGCCCCGTGGCGCGCGAGCTGCGCGAACGCAATTACATGAAGATTATTTCGCTGGCGCCGGAGGTTGTGTGA